The segment CGTGATCTTTCATTAATGCTGTCATGAAGATACAtgataatttttcaccaattgaCATCACCGAATCCAATGATCTTGGACTGATTTCTCCGATGATTTGACACGCATGAAGTAACTCACGCCCATGTTTTATCTCTGCTTTTATATCCTCAATCAATTGTGATCTAATCGCATCCAGTTCAACTAAACTTCCACAGTTGTCAACGTGATCCTTTTCGATAATGTCTAGAAGAGCACCGAAGTCTTCATTATCGGCAGCCAAATCAGCCAGTCTTATTAATCTCGAAGTTGTACCTTcactttttgttttggatgaTCTTGCTGAACACACTACTGCAACTTGATTCAGCTTGACAAAGTCTTTGACAAtgttatcaacaatttcactAGCAAACTTTCCCACTGAGGTACCACCAAATTTTTGCACTACCCAGCCTTTAGGAAGAAGCTTATTCGAAGCTGGCCCAACAGGAGTGGTGGGGGTATTTGACCTGAAGTCTAGCACTGAGTTGTAAGATCTTGAGCCCAATGACGGTGATCTGGACATATTTGGCACGTGGAATCTATTGTAAGGAAAGTGTGAGCAAAGTTTGTAAAACAAGTGTCTCTATGAGCTCGTTTCTAATGTGAGTTCAAATTAAATACAAGAGAAGCCAATGTACTTGCAAATGAGTCGTTGCTATATGAATAGATATTTTTTGACTCAATAAggtgaaaaaaattattgaaataaTCCGATATTGAAATGAGTCAATTTCGTCACGTGCTTTTGTGTGAGTAATCTATTTCCTTTAGTGCAATTCTTTTTGTATCGTGGAATAGGATGCAGGTTTTGCGACACCAAGCACCTGACGGTAGCGCCTATGCAATTTGTACTCCGATGGACTTAATACGGGTCCAATATCAGATGATCTAgattataattttttttcttttttcacCACCAGAATCACACAATACAATATAGTTTTCCCCACGGACAATGGCACCATCGAAGAGACCGCAAGAGGATCCATCAGTGTCTTCATCATCCACTAAGAAGCTAAATACGAATTTCACCAAGGAAGACATTGAacattttttcaatggtCAAATTTGGAAGTCGgactttcaaaatgaaattcaaaagcaaGTAAAGGAAAGCTCACCATATAAATGGGGAACGATCAAAAATCTTATGGATGACAATCTATTGCGTCAGGTTAGAAAAGAAGTGTTGTCTGAAATCGCATTCACTAAGAAGGAGACAGATATTTACAAGGTTTATCAACTGGGAGATCTTGCAAATTTATCAGGTTTGGATTGGAACGATTTGTCAAGATTACCCTCTTTGTACAAGTTGCGGGCTGCCATATATTCTCAAGAGTTTAGGGACGTGGTTTCGAAAATTACAGGATGTGGTAAATTAAGTGGAGTCAAGACGGATATGTCCATCAACACTTACACCAAAGGTTGTCATTTGTTAACCCACGACGATGTGATTGGAAGTAGAAGGGTTAGCTTTATCCTATATATGCCAGACCCCGACAAAGTGTGGAAACACCAATATGGAGGAGCTTTAAGATTATTTCCTTCGGTTGTTCCCAATGTTCCACATACTGATTACGAGTGCAAGTTGATTCCtcaattcaaccaaatAGCATTTTTTACAGTCCAACCGGGCTTAAGTTTCCATGACGTTGAAGAGGTTCGTGAGGCTAAACACAGATTATCAATTCAAGGATGGTTTCACATCCCTCAACCTGGAGAAGATGGCTTTGTTGAGGGTGAGCAGGAAAAGACCGAGGCATTGTCCACTTTACAACAACTCCAATGTAAGGAATTGCAAGAATTTGACTTCCCCAAGGGTATCAGAAACGAGATCAGCCCCCTCGAATTGAAGACTATTCAATCATGTGAGCAACTTAGCAAACAAGACATTGAATACTTGAAAAAATTCCTTAATCCGACTTATCTCAACCCGACACACATTCAAAAGTTGAGCAATTTTTTCAGTAACGAGTCGCTTGTTGAGTTAAAagactttttcaatgaagagTATGCTTCCTCATTAAAAGACTTGCTCAGAAATGTCGAAATTAATACCGAAACACCTAAAAATTCTTCAGAGGTACGGCACCCGTGGAAAATTGCTGTGCCACCACACAAGCAACGGTTCATATACATTGATGGAACATCTCATCACGGGTTgtccaaagaagaaattaaatATATCAACGAAGTTGGACCTCAAGAACAACCCAATTTCACCCTCCTTAATAAATCAAGTGGCCTCAGCGCAGCAGACTCCAAGCTTATTCAAATCTGTGAATTTCTAAAATCAGTGGCTTTCAAAAGATGGCTAAAAATCATTACTGATTTAGTCCCCGCAAATGAACAAATTTTAGCGCGTAGGTTCAGACCAGGACAAGATTTTATCTTGGCAACTACTACAGATTCAGATGCTGGTAGAAATGATTACGAAGAGGGTGTGCTACTTGAGGCTACTTTAAACCTTACTCCCACGGCAGCAAGCGGTAAAAAGACAAACAGCTGGGAATCGGGTGAGTTCGGCGGCTACGAGCTATGCATGGCTCAAACAGCCAAAGACGGTGACGAGGAAGACGATCCAGCCATTTATCGTTCGAGCAAGGAATCTGAAGAGGATAGCGTACTATACACAAGTCAATGTAAGTGGAATACGCTAACATTAATGGTGCGGGATGCATCGATATTAAAATTTGTAAAGTACGTCAGTATCAATGCAAAAGGATCTAGATGGGACGTCAGTTGTCAATGGAATGTCAAAGCTGAAAGCGAAGAgggatttgaaaaatagCGAATCCATTGACTATTTACTTTAAAGTCTATTAATATAatacaaaagtttattaaaaaatttactCCTCATCACTGTCTTCGTAGGTTGGGATATCATCTAGTTGGTTTTGGAGCTGTAGTGGTTGTCGTTCCGTTTCTATAGAATCTAGCCTAGCTCTTTTTGTAGGAGGTTGTTCGTGTGACGTGTGGTGATGTTGAGTGTGGTGATGTGAAGATGCTGGTCCACCATTTGAATGCC is part of the Candida orthopsilosis Co 90-125, chromosome 2 draft sequence genome and harbors:
- a CDS encoding termination and polyadenylation protein, translated to MAPSKRPQEDPSVSSSSTKKLNTNFTKEDIEHFFNGQIWKSDFQNEIQKQVKESSPYKWGTIKNLMDDNLLRQVRKEVLSEIAFTKKETDIYKVYQSGDLANLSGLDWNDLSRLPSLYKLRAAIYSQEFRDVVSKITGCGKLSGVKTDMSINTYTKGCHLLTHDDVIGSRRVSFILYMPDPDKVWKHQYGGALRLFPSVVPNVPHTDYECKLIPQFNQIAFFTVQPGLSFHDVEEVREAKHRLSIQGWFHIPQPGEDGFVEGEQEKTEALSTLQQLQCKELQEFDFPKGIRNEISPLELKTIQSCEQLSKQDIEYLKKFLNPTYLNPTHIQKLSNFFSNESLVELKDFFNEEYASSLKDLLRNVEINTETPKNSSEVRHPWKIAVPPHKQRFIYIDGTSHHGLSKEEIKYINEVGPQEQPNFTLLNKSSGLSAADSKLIQICEFLKSVAFKRWLKIITDLVPANEQILARRFRPGQDFILATTTDSDAGRNDYEEGVLLEATLNLTPTAASGKKTNSWESGEFGGYELCMAQTAKDGDEEDDPAIYRSSKESEEDSVLYTSQCKWNTLTLMVRDASILKFVKYVSINAKGSRWDVSCQWNVKAESEEGFEK